A genomic region of Elaeis guineensis isolate ETL-2024a chromosome 9, EG11, whole genome shotgun sequence contains the following coding sequences:
- the LOC105051153 gene encoding LOW QUALITY PROTEIN: putative pentatricopeptide repeat-containing protein At3g15130 (The sequence of the model RefSeq protein was modified relative to this genomic sequence to represent the inferred CDS: inserted 1 base in 1 codon): MASLPSLAINATLHKLDPDPRKLSPTSLPIEKSLAYQRSPPIPESSSEILAYERSPLRTENSFDVLPQPLDVQEALDILREGNRVESVLYVPLLQQCIDNRSLPDAEILHAHIIKTGTHEDLFVSTSLVNVYMKCGAAGHARKLFDKLPHRNIVTWTALITGYVHNSQPDCAVEVFIQLLESGVYPTNYTLGAVLSACCALYSIEIGEQVHGYMIKYGIESNTSIGNSLCSLYSKCGSLEFAVKAFQRIPDKNVISWTTVISACGDQGDTELGLRLFIEMLSENVEPNEYTLTSALSLCCTVQDLSLGKQVHSFCIKFGCEFNVPVKNAIMYLYLKCGEINEARRLFDEMETVSLITWNAMIAGHAQMMNSAKDDVTAYRSGTEALRMFLKLNRSGMKPDLFSFSSILSICSGLVALEQGEQIHAQTIKTGFLSDVVVSSALVNMYNKCGCIEKATKAFVEMSRRTMISWTSMITGYSQHGRSREAIQLFEDMRLSGVRPNQVTFVGVLSACSHSGMVDKAEYYFNMMKNEYRIEPVMDHYACMVDMFVRLGRLEDAFAFVKKMHFEPNEIIWSILIAGCRSHGNMELGFYAAERLLELKPRGIETYVLLLNMYISAERWQDVSRVRKLMKDEKIGNMRDRSWXSIKDKIYFFRADDRTHTQSAEMYKLLESLLEKAKGLGYVPYKCVEISDDEDEEKKFGSTTHHSERLAIIFGLINMAEDASIRVVKNITMCRDCHSAVKFFSILTKREIIVQDSKRLHKFIDGQCSCGDFGALL, encoded by the exons ATGGCCTCTCTACCTTCTCTTGCCATCAATGCCACCCTCCACAAGCTCGATCCCGACCCCAGAAAACTGTCCCCAACCTCTCTTCCCATCGAAAAG AGTCTTGCCTACCAGCGAAGCCCGCCAATCCCGGAGAGCAGCTCAGAG ATCCTTGCCTACGAGAGAAGCCCACTGAGGACGGAGAACAGCTTCGATGTATTGCCACAGCCTCTTGATGTCCAGGAAGCACTTGACATCCTAAGAGAAGGCAACCGAGTCGAGTCGGTCCTTTATGTCCCACTTCTCCAACAATGCATCGATAACAGGTCGCTCCCTGATGCTGAGATCCTCCATGCTCACATTATCAAGACTGGAACTCATGAAGATCTCTTTGTATCGACGTCACTTGTCAACGTTTACATGAAATGTGGTGCTGCAGGCCATGCACGTAAGCTTTTTGATAAATTGCCCCATAGGAATATTGTGACTTGGACAGCATTGATCACTGGCTATGTTCACAATTCTCAACCAGACTGTGCGGTTGAAGTGTTTATTCAGCTATTAGAATCAGGGGTCTACCCGACCAATTATACATTAGGGGCTGTTCTAAGTGCATGCTGTGCTCTGTATTCTATTGAGATTGGCGAGCAAGTTCATGGGTACATGATCAAGTATGGAATTGAGTCAAATACGAGCATTGGGAACTCTCTCTGCAGCTTGTACTCCAAATGTGGGAGCTTGGAGTTTGCAGTGAAGGCCTTTCAAAGAATTCCCGATAAGAATGTGATCTCATGGACGACGGTCATATCAGCTTGTGGTGATCAAGGGGATACTGAGCTGGGTTTGAGGCTGTTTATCGAGATGCTTTCAGAAAATGTTGAACCAAACGAGTACACATTGACGAGTGCTCTAAGCTTGTGTTGTACAGTACAAGATCTTAGTCTTGGAAAGCAGGTCCACTCATTCTGCATCAAATTTGGATGCGAGTTTAATGTTCCTGTGAAGAATGCAATCATGTACTTGTATCTGAAATGTGGGGAGATCAATGAGGCAAGGAGATTGTTTGATGAAATGGAAACTGTTAGTCTAATAACATGGAATGCAATGATTGCTGGCCATGCTCAGATGATGAATTCAGCAAAGGATGATGTCACAGCATATCGTAGTGGAACAGAGGCACTTAGAATGTTCCTTAAGTTGAATCGATCAGGAATGAAACCAGACCTGTTCAGCTTCTCAAGCATCCTATCTATTTGCAGTGGTCTTGTAGCCTTGGAGCAGGGTGAGCAGATCCATGCCCAGACTATCAAGACTGGGTTCCTATCTGATGTGGTTGTGAGCAGTGCATTGGTGAACATGTATAACAAGTGTGGATGCATTGAAAAAGCAACAAAAGCTTTTGTGGAGATGTCAAGAAGGACTATGATATCCTGGACTTCTATGATAACAGGCTACTCCCAGCATGGTCGGTCTAGGGAAGCAATACAACTGTTTGAGGACATGAGATTGTCTGGGGTGAGGCCAAACCAAGTTACTTTTGTTGGAGTTCTCTCAGCTTGCAGCCATAGTGGTATGGTTGACAAGGCTGAGTACTATTTCAACATGATGAAGAATGAGTACAGGATCGAGCCTGTTATGGACCATTATGCATGCATGGTTGATATGTTTGTGAGGTTGGGGCGGTTGGAGGATGCATTTGCTTTTGTGAAGAAGATGCATTTTGAGCCCAATGAGATCATATGGTCTATTTTAATTGCAGGATGTCGGAGCCATGGGAATATGGAATTGGGTTTTTATGCTGCTGAGAGGTTGCTAGAACTCAAGCCTAGAGGGATTGAGACCTATGTGTTGTTGTTGAACATGTACATATCAGCAGAGAGATGGCAGGATGTATCAAGGGTGAGAAAGCTCATGAAAGATGAGAAAATTGGAAACATGAGGGATAGAAGTT ATAGTATCAAAgataagatttatttttttagagctgATGATAGAACCCACACTCAGAGTGCTGAAATGTACAAATTGTTAGAAAGcttgcttgaaaaagcaaaaggtttGGGATATGTTCCCTATAAATGTGTCGAGATATCCGATGATGAGGACGAAGAGAAGAAATTTGGTTCCACTACTCATCATAGTGAAAGATTGGCTATTATTTTTGGGTTGATAAACATGGCAGAAGATGCATCCATTCGAGTTGTTAAAAATATCACTATGTGCAGGGACTGCCATAGCGCTGTCAAGTTCTTTTCAATACTGACAAAGAGAGAAATTATTGTTCAGGATAGCAAGCGGCTTCACAAGTTCATAGATGGACAATGTTCTTGTGGAGATTTTGGTGCTCTTCTATGA